From Cellulosimicrobium sp. ES-005, one genomic window encodes:
- a CDS encoding LacI family DNA-binding transcriptional regulator, translating into MRRESRTTKGRSALRLVDVAERAGVSLATASRALSGSDGVSEVLAEHVREVATEMGYIANPHARTLAGGTTSVAGLLVYEIGDPYFSEIASGVVRVATEHGWSVQISHTEREPSAEVTQIRLMRAHRVGAILVAGSGYVEPAMEADAARELEAFQESGGRVVVIGRHHLHSDAVLPDSEAAAASLTDHVLGLGHRRLAVAAGPERLTTVADRMAGIRSAVAAQGLDPDDLFVVHAPFTREGGRDATQRILAQRPDTTAILALNDAMATGVLSLLRERGVVVPRDMSVTGFDDIQVAQDLAPALTTVRLPMSEMGATAFELALRPPSGRPRRKRTDHELVVRDSTAPPRPGPLWA; encoded by the coding sequence GTGCGTCGAGAGAGTCGGACCACGAAGGGTCGCAGCGCGCTGCGGCTGGTCGACGTCGCCGAGCGCGCGGGCGTGTCCCTCGCGACCGCGTCGCGCGCGCTGTCGGGCAGCGACGGCGTCTCGGAGGTGCTCGCGGAGCACGTCCGCGAGGTCGCCACGGAGATGGGCTACATCGCCAACCCGCACGCGCGCACGCTCGCCGGGGGCACGACGTCGGTCGCCGGCCTGCTCGTCTACGAGATCGGCGACCCGTACTTCTCCGAGATCGCGAGCGGCGTCGTGCGCGTCGCGACCGAGCACGGCTGGAGCGTGCAGATCAGCCACACCGAGCGCGAGCCCAGCGCCGAGGTCACGCAGATCCGCCTCATGCGCGCGCACCGCGTGGGCGCGATCCTCGTCGCCGGGTCCGGGTACGTCGAGCCCGCGATGGAGGCCGACGCCGCGCGCGAGCTCGAGGCGTTCCAGGAGTCCGGGGGGCGCGTCGTCGTCATCGGGCGGCACCACCTGCACAGCGACGCGGTGCTCCCCGACAGCGAGGCGGCGGCCGCGAGCCTCACCGACCACGTCCTCGGTCTGGGCCACCGGCGCCTCGCCGTCGCGGCCGGGCCCGAGCGGCTCACGACCGTCGCGGACCGCATGGCCGGCATCCGGAGCGCGGTCGCGGCCCAGGGCCTCGACCCCGACGACCTGTTCGTCGTGCACGCGCCGTTCACGCGCGAGGGCGGGCGGGACGCCACGCAGCGCATCCTCGCCCAGCGCCCCGACACCACCGCGATCCTCGCGCTCAACGACGCCATGGCCACGGGCGTGCTGTCCCTGCTGCGCGAGCGCGGCGTCGTCGTGCCGCGCGACATGTCCGTCACCGGGTTCGACGACATCCAGGTCGCCCAGGACCTCGCGCCCGCGCTGACCACGGTGCGCCTCCCGATGAGCGAGATGGGGGCGACGGCGTTCGAGCTCGCGCTCCGGCCGCCGTCGGGCCGCCCCCGCCGCAAGCGCACCGACCACGAGCTCGTGGTCCGTGACTCGACGGCCCCGCCCCGGCCCGGCCCGCTGTGGGCATGA
- a CDS encoding branched-chain amino acid ABC transporter permease — MPNASDTRPASRRAAASPVPDGAGSAAAAAAPPARRPWGRVVRLAVLVVLAVLVLAFPTMAPNAYILSAGIVVLSYACTATAWNFMGGFTGYVSLGHAAFFGLGAYGTGLLIRDLGLPSFAAWLVAGALVLLITIPVGIAALRVRGASFVIVSISFVLILLLVFQAWGSFTGGSDGLVVPRPFPDLLRPEHHRTFFYLFAALLVVMLVAWWAIDRSRFGTGLKAIREDEDKAQALGVPTRNYKLVAYVVSATFTGLAGGMYALWFGDLDPIFQFSIMLGSYMVLMALFGGVRHLFGPLLGAVVVGTGLEYFKLEFGDTQFHLVATALLLGVVVLFMPDGIIPAAQALFKRFGPQDSSIREMTAAELLERNRAAAAPAEGEPTAGPTTAVVPPDDDGDAAPRTGPEEDR; from the coding sequence TTGCCCAACGCTTCTGACACCCGACCCGCGAGCCGCCGCGCGGCCGCCAGCCCGGTGCCCGACGGCGCGGGCTCGGCCGCCGCTGCCGCCGCACCTCCCGCACGCCGCCCCTGGGGCCGCGTCGTCCGCCTCGCCGTGCTCGTCGTCCTGGCCGTGCTCGTCCTGGCCTTCCCCACGATGGCGCCCAACGCGTACATCCTGTCGGCCGGCATCGTCGTCCTCAGCTACGCGTGCACCGCGACCGCCTGGAACTTCATGGGCGGCTTCACGGGGTACGTCTCGCTCGGGCACGCCGCGTTCTTCGGGCTCGGTGCCTACGGCACGGGCCTGCTGATCCGCGACCTCGGGCTCCCGAGCTTCGCCGCGTGGCTCGTCGCGGGCGCGCTCGTCCTGCTCATCACCATCCCCGTCGGGATCGCGGCGCTGCGCGTGCGCGGCGCGTCGTTCGTCATCGTGTCGATCTCGTTCGTGCTGATCCTGCTGCTCGTCTTCCAGGCGTGGGGGTCCTTCACGGGAGGGTCCGACGGCCTCGTCGTCCCGCGCCCGTTCCCCGACCTGCTGCGGCCCGAGCACCACCGCACGTTCTTCTACCTGTTCGCCGCGCTGCTCGTCGTCATGCTCGTCGCGTGGTGGGCGATCGACCGCTCGCGGTTCGGCACCGGGCTCAAGGCGATCCGTGAGGACGAGGACAAGGCCCAGGCGCTCGGCGTCCCGACGCGCAACTACAAGCTCGTCGCGTACGTCGTCTCGGCGACGTTCACCGGCCTCGCGGGCGGCATGTACGCCCTGTGGTTCGGCGACCTCGACCCGATCTTCCAGTTCTCCATCATGCTCGGCTCGTACATGGTGCTCATGGCGCTGTTCGGAGGCGTCCGGCACCTCTTCGGCCCGCTGCTGGGCGCCGTCGTCGTCGGCACGGGCCTGGAGTACTTCAAGCTCGAGTTCGGCGACACGCAGTTCCACCTCGTCGCCACCGCCCTGCTGCTCGGCGTCGTCGTCCTCTTCATGCCGGACGGGATCATCCCCGCGGCCCAGGCCCTCTTCAAGCGCTTCGGCCCGCAGGACTCCTCGATCCGCGAGATGACCGCGGCCGAGCTCCTCGAGCGCAACCGCGCGGCCGCCGCCCCGGCCGAGGGCGAGCCGACCGCAGGACCCACCACCGCCGTCGTCCCGCCGGACGACGACGGCGACGCGGCCCCTCGGACGGGCCCGGAGGAGGACCGATGA
- a CDS encoding ABC transporter ATP-binding protein has product MTTTTTAQTTRNLETVGLTKSFGGVHAVRDATVTFQHGKINALIGPNGSGKTTFFNCVTGMIKPDSGTVTFRGEDITRRAPHKIARAGIGRSFQLCRVFPRMTVLENMLVAVRRTRVRELLAGARNPEEIDKARALLVRVGIDHLESVEARNLSYGQQKLLELAGVLMGDPDTIMLDEPAGGVNPALIGRIGTLVQELNAEGKTFLVVEHNMDMVMSLSHHVIVFDRGRPIAEGTPAVVQADPRVLEAYLGV; this is encoded by the coding sequence ATGACGACGACGACCACCGCGCAGACGACCCGCAACCTCGAGACCGTCGGCCTCACCAAGTCGTTCGGCGGCGTCCACGCCGTCCGCGACGCGACGGTCACGTTCCAGCACGGCAAGATCAACGCGCTCATCGGCCCGAACGGCTCGGGCAAGACGACGTTCTTCAACTGCGTGACGGGCATGATCAAGCCGGACTCCGGCACGGTCACGTTCCGCGGCGAGGACATCACGCGGCGCGCGCCGCACAAGATCGCGCGCGCCGGGATCGGGCGCAGCTTCCAGCTCTGCCGCGTGTTCCCGCGCATGACCGTCCTCGAGAACATGCTCGTCGCGGTCCGCCGCACACGGGTGCGCGAGCTGCTCGCCGGGGCGCGCAACCCCGAGGAGATCGACAAGGCGCGCGCGCTGCTCGTGCGCGTCGGCATCGACCACCTGGAGAGCGTCGAGGCGCGCAACCTGTCCTACGGGCAGCAGAAGCTCCTCGAGCTCGCGGGCGTCCTCATGGGCGACCCGGACACGATCATGCTCGACGAGCCGGCGGGCGGCGTGAACCCGGCGCTCATCGGCCGCATCGGGACGCTCGTGCAGGAGCTCAACGCCGAGGGCAAGACGTTCCTCGTCGTCGAGCACAACATGGACATGGTCATGAGCCTGTCCCACCACGTCATCGTGTTCGACCGGGGACGGCCCATCGCCGAGGGGACCCCCGCCGTCGTGCAAGCCGACCCGCGAGTGCTGGAGGCCTACCTTGGTGTCTGA
- the idi gene encoding isopentenyl-diphosphate Delta-isomerase: protein MTSHVPVAADHVVTVDDQGRRTGTFERAAVHTTETPLHLAFSCYVLDDAGRLLLTRRALGKRTWPGVWTNSFCGHPRWTETTEESIVRHGRHELGLEIAGLEVAVPGFRYRAVDASGVVENEICPVYAARAAGTVEPNPDEVMETAWADPRDVARAVAATPWAFSPWMVLQVAALGAASTEGDGPTALLAAAFGPTSA, encoded by the coding sequence ATGACCTCGCACGTCCCCGTCGCCGCCGACCACGTCGTCACCGTCGACGACCAGGGTCGCCGAACCGGCACCTTCGAGCGCGCCGCGGTCCACACGACCGAGACGCCCCTCCACCTCGCCTTCTCCTGCTACGTGCTCGACGACGCGGGCCGCCTCCTGCTCACGCGGCGCGCGCTCGGGAAGCGCACGTGGCCGGGCGTGTGGACCAACTCCTTCTGCGGGCACCCGCGCTGGACCGAGACCACCGAGGAGTCGATCGTCCGCCACGGGCGGCACGAGCTCGGGCTGGAGATCGCGGGCCTCGAGGTCGCGGTGCCGGGCTTCCGCTACCGCGCGGTCGACGCGTCCGGCGTCGTGGAGAACGAGATCTGCCCGGTCTACGCGGCGCGCGCGGCGGGCACGGTCGAGCCGAACCCTGACGAGGTCATGGAGACCGCCTGGGCGGACCCGCGCGACGTCGCGCGCGCGGTCGCCGCGACCCCGTGGGCCTTCAGCCCGTGGATGGTGCTCCAGGTCGCCGCTCTCGGCGCCGCGAGCACCGAGGGCGACGGCCCGACGGCGCTCCTCGCCGCGGCGTTCGGGCCCACCTCGGCCTGA
- a CDS encoding iron chelate uptake ABC transporter family permease subunit: MTSPATADAPIGVPDGPVRPATGRDDRPAGVARTNAGRTLGLLVAVVVLAVAIVLSLVVGSKPVPLGTVWDALTGYDGSGDHVIIRDLRLPRTIVGLLVGTALGVAGGLIQAMTRNPLADPGILGVNAGAAFAVVLAVAFLGFTDIQSFIWFAFAGAVVATIAVYAIGSQGRGGATPVRLTLAGVALGAVLGGVSQGITLLDPAAFDRMRFWGAGSLAGRTMEMAGTIAPFVVVGLVIALVVARPLNTIALGDDLASSLGAHVGRTRVLVGVAVMLLCGAATAAAGPIAFVGLMVPHVARWTVGPDQRWILPYSAVLAPVLLLVSDVVGRVVVMPGELQVGIVTAFVGAPVLIALVRRSKASGL; the protein is encoded by the coding sequence ATGACCTCGCCCGCGACCGCCGACGCGCCGATCGGCGTCCCCGACGGGCCCGTCCGGCCCGCGACGGGCCGTGACGACCGCCCGGCCGGGGTCGCCCGCACCAACGCGGGCCGCACCCTCGGGCTCCTCGTCGCCGTCGTGGTCCTCGCGGTCGCGATCGTGCTCAGCCTCGTCGTCGGCTCCAAGCCGGTCCCGCTCGGCACCGTCTGGGACGCGCTCACCGGGTACGACGGCTCGGGCGACCACGTGATCATCCGCGACCTGCGGCTGCCCCGCACGATCGTCGGCCTGCTGGTCGGCACCGCGCTCGGGGTCGCGGGCGGGCTCATCCAGGCCATGACGCGCAACCCGCTCGCCGACCCGGGCATCCTCGGCGTCAACGCCGGGGCGGCGTTCGCCGTCGTGCTCGCGGTCGCGTTCCTCGGGTTCACGGACATCCAGTCCTTCATCTGGTTCGCGTTCGCCGGGGCGGTCGTCGCGACGATCGCCGTCTACGCGATCGGCTCCCAGGGGCGCGGGGGAGCGACGCCCGTGCGCCTCACCCTCGCGGGCGTCGCGCTCGGGGCCGTCCTGGGCGGCGTCTCGCAGGGCATCACGCTGCTCGACCCCGCGGCGTTCGACCGCATGCGCTTCTGGGGCGCCGGCTCGCTGGCCGGCCGCACGATGGAGATGGCCGGCACGATCGCGCCGTTCGTCGTGGTCGGGCTCGTCATCGCGCTCGTCGTCGCGCGCCCGCTCAACACGATCGCGCTCGGCGACGACCTCGCGAGCTCGCTCGGCGCGCACGTGGGGCGCACGCGCGTCCTCGTCGGCGTCGCGGTGATGCTGCTGTGCGGCGCCGCGACGGCGGCGGCCGGGCCGATCGCGTTCGTCGGGCTCATGGTGCCGCACGTCGCGCGCTGGACGGTCGGTCCCGACCAGCGCTGGATCCTGCCGTACTCGGCCGTGCTCGCGCCCGTCCTGCTGCTCGTGTCCGACGTCGTCGGCCGGGTCGTCGTCATGCCCGGCGAGCTGCAGGTCGGGATCGTCACGGCGTTCGTCGGTGCGCCGGTCCTCATCGCGCTCGTGCGCCGCTCGAAGGCGAGCGGGCTGTGA
- a CDS encoding ABC transporter ATP-binding protein — translation MSDPTPGTGAKQEYLLELDDVQAGYGRAAMVLRGLTIKVPASTVVCLVGPNGAGKSTVLKVASGLLKPRSGRILVGGRDVTGQGPQEMLQSGLAHVLQGHSVFREMTVAENVLLGAYTLRDKQKIAERVAFVQNLFPIVGERWKQLAGLLSGGQQKQVEFARSLMVSPEVVLLDEPSMGLDPKTTSTVFEQVVRMRDAGVAVLLVEQNARRALETADIGCVLDLGRVHITGPAPELLADPQLSELYLGGRPAERSLSQNG, via the coding sequence GTGTCTGACCCGACCCCCGGGACGGGGGCGAAGCAGGAGTACCTCCTCGAGCTGGACGACGTCCAGGCTGGTTACGGGCGCGCCGCGATGGTGCTGCGCGGGCTGACCATCAAGGTCCCCGCGTCGACGGTCGTGTGCCTCGTCGGGCCCAACGGCGCGGGCAAGTCGACGGTGCTCAAGGTCGCGAGCGGGCTGCTCAAGCCGCGCTCGGGCCGCATCCTCGTCGGCGGGCGCGACGTCACCGGCCAGGGGCCGCAGGAGATGCTGCAGTCCGGGCTCGCGCACGTGCTCCAGGGGCACAGCGTGTTCCGCGAGATGACGGTCGCGGAGAACGTGCTGCTCGGCGCGTACACGCTCCGCGACAAGCAGAAGATCGCGGAGCGCGTGGCGTTCGTGCAGAACCTCTTCCCCATCGTGGGCGAGCGGTGGAAGCAGCTCGCCGGCCTGCTGTCCGGCGGGCAGCAGAAGCAGGTCGAGTTCGCGCGCTCGCTCATGGTGAGCCCCGAGGTCGTGCTGCTCGACGAGCCGTCGATGGGCCTCGACCCCAAGACGACGTCGACCGTGTTCGAGCAGGTCGTGCGCATGCGCGACGCCGGCGTCGCGGTGCTGCTCGTCGAGCAGAACGCGCGCCGCGCGCTCGAGACGGCCGACATCGGGTGCGTGCTCGACCTCGGCCGTGTGCACATCACCGGCCCCGCGCCCGAGCTCCTCGCCGACCCCCAGCTCTCCGAGCTCTACCTCGGCGGCCGGCCCGCCGAGCGCTCGCTCTCGCAGAACGGATGA
- a CDS encoding class I SAM-dependent methyltransferase produces MPAAVPDTPATSDRAADVPVPARDASFEEHVAWARAVPVVGFDLSPVADRVVEDALPWDYAALARELVGSGRGPVLDLGTGGGELLSTLGPLPAGSAATEGWAPNLPVARRRLEPLGVDVRAVEGDEEQLLPFFDGQFAVVLDRHEEFDPDEVLRVLEPGGVFLTQQVDSRDGLRLNTALGTELPWDPDSVTLAAAVEVLRDAGFVVDVAREHEGLRRFRDLSSLLWYLKLMAWQVPDLASLAPEAVARYEAPLRALHLHLAAGHEFVDEAPRFLVVARKPF; encoded by the coding sequence ATGCCTGCCGCGGTCCCCGACACCCCCGCCACCTCCGACCGGGCGGCCGACGTGCCCGTCCCCGCCCGGGACGCCTCGTTCGAGGAGCACGTGGCGTGGGCCCGCGCCGTGCCCGTGGTCGGGTTCGACCTCTCGCCCGTGGCAGACCGCGTCGTCGAGGACGCGCTGCCGTGGGACTACGCCGCGCTCGCTCGCGAGCTGGTCGGCAGCGGGCGCGGCCCGGTGCTCGACCTCGGGACCGGCGGCGGCGAGCTGCTGTCCACGCTGGGCCCGCTGCCCGCCGGGTCGGCGGCGACCGAGGGCTGGGCGCCCAACCTGCCCGTGGCCCGACGTCGGCTGGAGCCCCTGGGCGTCGACGTCCGGGCGGTCGAGGGCGACGAGGAGCAGCTCCTGCCGTTCTTCGACGGCCAGTTCGCGGTCGTGCTCGACCGGCACGAGGAGTTCGACCCCGACGAGGTGCTGCGCGTGCTGGAGCCCGGCGGCGTGTTCCTCACCCAGCAGGTCGACTCGCGCGACGGCCTGCGCCTCAACACCGCGCTCGGCACCGAGCTCCCGTGGGACCCGGACTCCGTGACGCTCGCCGCGGCGGTGGAGGTGCTGCGGGACGCGGGGTTCGTCGTCGACGTCGCGCGGGAGCACGAGGGCCTGCGCCGGTTCCGCGACCTGTCCTCGCTGCTCTGGTACCTCAAGCTCATGGCGTGGCAGGTGCCGGACCTGGCGTCGCTCGCGCCCGAGGCGGTCGCCCGGTACGAGGCGCCGCTGCGCGCCCTGCACCTGCACCTCGCCGCGGGCCACGAGTTCGTCGACGAGGCCCCGCGCTTCCTCGTCGTGGCTCGCAAGCCCTTCTGA
- a CDS encoding WXG100 family type VII secretion target, producing the protein MSGMWGADVTELRRLAQSLRSASDQLVSTTSEVSGLVEAAGRWQGGDADQFRGEWTGSSVALLRGVSQTLAEASQAVLRNADEQYLTSTEGGAIPSPGVPGPGVPTGPGGGPLGGGTTLAGSIWDVGETLGESTMFVLDGLKAWKVGQSLTAFLQASRLADLSDAAASASVFARGMVLDDAMGLLGGLGTAGRLAGGVGGLFGVIGGFNQMFNTEYDGVRGGVDRVMGGLSVVGGAGTMLMMAGMLTNPVGIGIVVGAGVVAGAWALGNLVVDNWDAISGFATNPGPYLADGWNTVTDFAGDAVDTIGDVASDVGDAIGDGLSAAGDFVGGLFS; encoded by the coding sequence GTGAGCGGGATGTGGGGCGCCGACGTCACCGAGCTGAGGAGGCTCGCGCAGTCGCTGCGCTCCGCCTCCGACCAGCTCGTGAGCACGACGTCCGAGGTCAGCGGACTCGTGGAGGCCGCCGGCCGGTGGCAGGGCGGCGACGCCGACCAGTTCCGGGGCGAGTGGACCGGGTCCTCGGTGGCGCTCCTGCGCGGGGTGAGCCAGACGCTCGCCGAGGCGTCGCAGGCGGTGCTGCGCAACGCCGACGAGCAGTACCTGACGAGCACCGAGGGCGGCGCCATCCCGTCCCCCGGCGTGCCCGGCCCGGGCGTGCCCACGGGCCCCGGCGGCGGGCCGCTCGGTGGCGGGACCACGCTCGCCGGGTCGATCTGGGACGTCGGGGAGACCCTCGGGGAGTCGACGATGTTCGTCCTCGACGGGCTGAAGGCATGGAAGGTCGGCCAGTCCCTCACCGCGTTCCTGCAGGCCAGCCGCCTCGCCGACCTGTCCGACGCCGCCGCGAGCGCGTCGGTCTTCGCGCGCGGCATGGTCCTCGACGACGCGATGGGGCTCCTCGGCGGCCTCGGGACCGCAGGCCGGCTCGCGGGCGGCGTCGGCGGCCTGTTCGGCGTCATCGGCGGCTTCAACCAGATGTTCAACACCGAGTACGACGGCGTCCGGGGCGGCGTCGACCGCGTCATGGGCGGCCTGTCGGTCGTGGGCGGCGCGGGGACGATGCTCATGATGGCGGGCATGCTCACCAACCCGGTGGGCATCGGGATCGTAGTAGGCGCGGGCGTCGTCGCGGGCGCCTGGGCGCTGGGGAACCTCGTCGTCGACAACTGGGACGCGATCTCCGGGTTCGCGACCAACCCCGGCCCGTACCTCGCGGACGGGTGGAACACCGTGACCGACTTCGCGGGCGACGCGGTCGATACGATCGGGGACGTCGCGTCCGACGTCGGGGACGCGATCGGCGACGGTCTCTCCGCCGCCGGTGACTTCGTCGGAGGGCTCTTCTCGTGA
- the fepG gene encoding iron-enterobactin ABC transporter permease, with translation MGGPSSDRAHRVDFGRPTRVVRGLSGRASLRLDLRTLAVCGVLLLVALAIGVVALTTGDYPLTVPQVLQALVGAADGPVHMVVVEWRLPRALMALVLGAALGASGAIFQSLTRNPLGSPDVIGFNTGAYTGALVVIMLLGGGYVGVAAGALVGGIVTAGVVYLLAYRRGVQGFRLIIVGIAVSAMLASVNQWLIVKADLETAMAAAVWGAGSLNGMTWAQAVPACVLAALLALPLLWLAPRMGLLELGDDAAAALGLRSERVRLALVIVGVALTALVTAAAGPIAFVALAAPQLARRLTGAAGVRILPAAVMGAVLLAASDLVAQRAFAPTQLPVGVVTVSVGGAYLVWLLVREARK, from the coding sequence GTGGGCGGGCCCTCGTCCGACCGCGCGCACCGCGTCGACTTCGGCCGCCCCACGCGCGTCGTGCGGGGGCTCAGCGGCCGCGCGAGCCTGCGGCTCGACCTGCGCACGCTCGCCGTGTGCGGGGTGCTGCTGCTCGTCGCGCTCGCGATCGGCGTCGTCGCGCTGACCACCGGCGACTACCCGCTCACCGTGCCCCAGGTGCTCCAGGCGCTCGTGGGCGCCGCCGACGGCCCGGTGCACATGGTCGTCGTGGAGTGGCGCCTGCCGCGCGCGCTCATGGCGCTCGTGCTCGGCGCGGCGCTCGGCGCGAGCGGCGCGATCTTCCAGTCGCTCACGCGCAACCCGCTGGGCAGCCCCGACGTCATCGGGTTCAACACCGGCGCGTACACGGGCGCGCTCGTCGTCATCATGCTGCTCGGCGGCGGGTACGTCGGCGTCGCGGCGGGCGCGCTCGTCGGCGGCATCGTCACCGCGGGCGTCGTGTACCTCCTGGCCTACCGGCGGGGCGTGCAGGGCTTCCGGCTCATCATCGTCGGGATCGCCGTGTCCGCGATGCTCGCGTCCGTCAACCAGTGGCTCATCGTCAAGGCGGATCTCGAGACCGCGATGGCGGCCGCCGTGTGGGGCGCCGGGTCGCTCAACGGCATGACCTGGGCGCAGGCGGTCCCCGCGTGCGTGCTCGCGGCGCTCCTCGCGCTCCCGCTCCTGTGGCTCGCGCCGCGCATGGGGCTGCTCGAGCTCGGGGACGACGCCGCGGCGGCCCTCGGCCTGCGCAGCGAGCGGGTGCGCCTCGCCCTCGTGATCGTCGGCGTCGCGCTCACGGCCCTCGTGACCGCGGCGGCCGGGCCCATCGCGTTCGTCGCCCTCGCCGCCCCGCAGCTCGCGCGCCGCCTCACGGGCGCCGCGGGCGTGCGGATCCTCCCCGCCGCCGTCATGGGCGCCGTGCTGCTCGCGGCGAGCGACCTCGTCGCCCAGCGCGCGTTCGCGCCCACCCAGCTCCCCGTCGGCGTCGTCACCGTGAGCGTCGGCGGCGCCTACCTCGTCTGGCTCCTCGTCCGCGAGGCCCGCAAGTGA
- a CDS encoding amino acid ABC transporter substrate-binding protein, with amino-acid sequence MSTRPRSRRALALAAGVSATALVLTACSGGSDGEGGGGGSDDPIVIGISLPLTGDFSEPGKGVQRGYEAWAQFVNEDGGLLGRQVELKILDDQSNADRVVQDYEALIAQDEVDLVFGPFSTRLVVPSARVAEEYGMLFVEPAGAANEVFEQGFENLFYAAPAVADDHYNYLADHILDMPEGERPQTVAVAAMDDPFAQGTAYGLRDKLADAGLEIVVDEVYPPNTTDFSSIAAKINDSGADMVIGGTQYQDAVNLIVALQQLNYQPTLAAFSTAPTNPEFSAAIGAKTEGILSPTGYTETASWPSNVDFVERYTELHGNPPGEDEANAYTTGQVVAAAVEAVGCAEQGECQQELISWLRSNEVETVVGPLTWDETGKPQGAHLIQQYVDGEIQIVLPQDAKEADFVFPKPAW; translated from the coding sequence ATGTCCACCCGCCCCCGCTCACGCCGCGCGCTCGCCCTCGCGGCCGGCGTGTCCGCGACGGCGCTCGTCCTCACGGCGTGCTCCGGCGGGTCCGACGGCGAGGGCGGAGGCGGCGGGTCCGACGACCCGATCGTCATCGGTATCTCCCTCCCGCTCACCGGCGACTTCTCCGAGCCCGGCAAGGGCGTCCAGCGCGGCTACGAGGCCTGGGCGCAGTTCGTCAACGAGGACGGGGGCCTCCTCGGGCGGCAGGTCGAGCTCAAGATCCTCGACGACCAGTCCAACGCGGACCGCGTCGTGCAGGACTACGAGGCGCTCATCGCCCAGGACGAGGTCGACCTCGTGTTCGGGCCGTTCTCCACGCGCCTCGTCGTGCCGAGCGCCCGCGTCGCCGAGGAGTACGGGATGCTCTTCGTCGAGCCCGCCGGCGCCGCGAACGAGGTCTTCGAGCAGGGCTTCGAGAACCTCTTCTACGCCGCCCCCGCCGTCGCCGACGACCACTACAACTACCTCGCGGACCACATCCTCGACATGCCCGAGGGCGAGCGCCCGCAGACCGTCGCCGTCGCGGCCATGGACGACCCCTTCGCCCAGGGCACGGCCTACGGCCTGCGCGACAAGCTCGCGGACGCCGGGCTCGAGATCGTCGTCGACGAGGTCTACCCGCCCAACACCACCGACTTCTCCTCGATCGCCGCGAAGATCAACGACTCGGGTGCGGACATGGTCATCGGCGGCACGCAGTACCAGGACGCGGTGAACCTCATCGTGGCGCTGCAGCAGCTCAACTACCAGCCCACGCTCGCGGCGTTCTCCACCGCGCCGACCAACCCCGAGTTCTCGGCGGCGATCGGCGCCAAGACCGAGGGCATCCTCTCGCCCACCGGCTACACCGAGACCGCGAGCTGGCCGTCCAACGTCGACTTCGTCGAGCGGTACACGGAGCTGCACGGCAACCCGCCCGGCGAGGACGAGGCCAACGCGTACACGACCGGCCAGGTCGTCGCCGCCGCGGTCGAGGCCGTCGGGTGCGCCGAGCAGGGCGAGTGCCAGCAGGAGCTCATCTCGTGGCTGCGCAGCAACGAGGTCGAGACCGTCGTCGGGCCGCTGACCTGGGACGAGACGGGCAAGCCGCAGGGCGCCCACCTCATCCAGCAGTACGTGGACGGCGAGATCCAGATCGTCCTGCCGCAGGACGCCAAGGAAGCCGACTTCGTCTTCCCCAAGCCGGCCTGGTGA
- a CDS encoding branched-chain amino acid ABC transporter permease — MTGTLLFQSLVLGVLLGGLYALLAAGLTLYFGVMRVVMIAHSAFLILAAYLAWFFNQQTGMDPLLSLVVTVPLFFLVGVGMQRLLITRLRPATLTMMSVLLTFAVALFIEGMIGFVWSGTQRRIQLPYSGASIEFFGARIAVVKLVAFGLAALSLALLYLLMKHSRFGQALRATIQHREAAQLVGIKTDRVAGYGFGLGLATAAIGGTALSLDATIYPSLHWHWIGPLMAIIVVGGLGSIPGAAIAAMVLGIGQSLLQVPLGTTWAQTIFYVALFATLMLRPQGFFGGRLAQRF, encoded by the coding sequence GTGACAGGAACGCTCCTCTTCCAGAGCCTCGTGCTCGGCGTGCTGCTGGGAGGGCTCTACGCCCTCCTGGCGGCGGGCCTCACCCTGTACTTCGGCGTGATGCGCGTCGTGATGATCGCCCACTCGGCGTTCCTCATCCTCGCCGCGTACCTCGCCTGGTTCTTCAACCAGCAGACCGGCATGGACCCGCTGCTGTCGCTCGTCGTCACGGTGCCGCTGTTCTTCCTCGTCGGCGTGGGCATGCAGCGCCTGCTCATCACGCGCCTGCGGCCCGCGACGCTCACGATGATGTCCGTCCTCCTCACGTTCGCCGTCGCGCTCTTCATCGAGGGCATGATCGGCTTCGTCTGGAGCGGCACGCAGCGGCGCATCCAGCTCCCGTACTCGGGCGCGAGCATCGAGTTCTTCGGGGCGCGGATCGCCGTCGTGAAGCTCGTGGCCTTCGGGCTCGCGGCGCTGTCCCTCGCGCTGCTGTACCTGCTCATGAAGCACAGCCGGTTCGGCCAGGCGCTGCGCGCGACGATCCAGCACCGCGAGGCCGCGCAGCTCGTCGGCATCAAGACCGACCGCGTCGCGGGCTACGGCTTCGGCCTCGGGCTCGCGACCGCCGCCATCGGCGGGACCGCGCTGTCGCTCGACGCGACGATCTACCCGTCGCTGCACTGGCACTGGATCGGCCCGCTCATGGCGATCATCGTCGTCGGCGGCCTGGGGTCCATCCCGGGCGCCGCGATCGCCGCCATGGTGCTCGGCATCGGCCAGAGCCTGCTCCAGGTGCCGCTCGGCACCACGTGGGCGCAGACCATCTTCTACGTCGCGCTGTTCGCGACGCTGATGCTGCGGCCCCAGGGATTCTTCGGAGGTCGCCTTGCCCAACGCTTCTGA